The following coding sequences lie in one Mycobacterium sp. Z3061 genomic window:
- a CDS encoding phytanoyl-CoA dioxygenase family protein, producing the protein MPLTPDPEILQSAARELGPKAAVTFLVGDDAVTYSVADKTIRVDAATADSPVVVRLSRQAWADLVGQVRTAINLLLSNELAFERGGFEQLADWDPILRYLHAGVPPYDPARADFHGRDPGATFTLDADDAELAAQLRTMGYLHVKSVFSADEMRAANHEVDRLAAQARPGDDESWWVTAGDGVSVLCRLVYATLRSPALAALEHDPRVRRLGTLIDPALRAAPDRMEGSAVLLKVPGKTSGLSNIPWHQDCGMGGHAIMCPAVSVGIQLTGSDSSTGNLQVVPGSHGQAIHYRWEQRLDRVPVVSIDTAPGDVTVHIQDLMHASPEPTGAGGRRTMYVTHYPPALFDHVGPGQAFNDLVRNRVIAAPVVSAE; encoded by the coding sequence GTGCCGCTCACACCTGACCCCGAGATCCTCCAATCGGCAGCGAGAGAGCTCGGCCCGAAGGCTGCGGTTACCTTCCTGGTCGGCGACGACGCGGTGACCTATTCCGTCGCCGATAAGACCATCCGCGTCGATGCGGCAACGGCGGACAGCCCTGTGGTGGTTCGCCTGTCGCGGCAGGCCTGGGCCGACCTGGTGGGCCAGGTTCGCACCGCCATCAACCTGCTGCTGAGCAATGAACTCGCCTTCGAGCGGGGAGGATTCGAGCAGCTGGCCGACTGGGACCCGATCCTGCGGTACCTGCACGCCGGGGTACCGCCCTACGACCCGGCCCGCGCCGACTTTCACGGTCGCGACCCGGGCGCCACCTTCACCCTCGACGCCGATGACGCCGAACTGGCCGCCCAACTGCGGACCATGGGTTATCTGCACGTCAAGTCGGTGTTCAGTGCCGACGAGATGCGGGCGGCCAACCACGAGGTGGACCGGCTGGCGGCACAAGCCCGGCCGGGAGACGACGAGTCCTGGTGGGTGACCGCCGGCGACGGGGTGAGCGTGCTGTGCCGGTTGGTGTACGCGACGTTGCGCTCACCGGCACTAGCCGCGCTGGAACATGATCCGCGGGTGCGCAGGCTCGGCACCCTGATCGACCCCGCGCTGCGCGCGGCTCCCGATCGGATGGAAGGCAGCGCGGTGCTGCTCAAAGTGCCGGGCAAAACCAGTGGGCTGTCCAACATTCCGTGGCACCAGGACTGCGGCATGGGTGGCCACGCGATCATGTGCCCGGCGGTCAGCGTCGGTATCCAGCTCACCGGATCGGACTCCTCGACCGGCAACTTGCAGGTGGTACCCGGCAGTCACGGCCAGGCCATCCATTACCGGTGGGAGCAGCGGCTCGATCGGGTTCCGGTGGTCAGCATCGACACCGCGCCGGGTGACGTGACAGTACACATCCAGGACCTGATGCACGCCTCACCCGAGCCGACCGGCGCCGGTGGGCGGCGCACCATGTACGTCACGCACTATCCGCCGGCTCTGTTCGACCACGTCGGGCCGGGTCAGGCCTTCAACGACCTGGTTCGCAACCGCGTTATCGCGGCGCCAGTCGTCTCAGCTGAGTGA